The Bacilli bacterium PM5-9 genomic interval GATGAATTAGATCCAATTCAAGATGAGTATATGTTAGAAGTATCATCTCCAGGTGCTGAAAAGCCATTAAAAACAATTGAACATTTTAATGAAGCACTTAATGAATATATTAGAATTGAAATGATTAATCCAAAAGATGGTATGGATGCAGTTGAAGGTTATTTAATTGAACTTGATGATAATTATTTGGTTATTGAATATTTAGTAAAAACTGCTAAAAAACAAATAAAGATTGATTTTGAAAATGTAAAAAAAGCTAGATTAGCAATTAAGTTTTAGAAAGGAAAAATGATTAATGAAAGCAAAAGATTTTATTAATGCTGTTGAGATTTTAGAAAAAGAACGTGGGATTCCAAAAGATGTAGTAGTGGAATCATTAAAGGAAGCATTAGAAAAAGCATATAAAAAGAATTATGATACTGATGCAAATGTTGAGGTAATAATTGATCCTGATAAAGGAGATATTCAATTAGTTGAAAAAAGAGTTGTTGTTGATAACTTAGATGATGAAGAAACTGAGATTTTTATTGATGAAGCAAAAGAAATTAATGAAAACTATGAAATTGGCGATATTGTTGAAACAACTGTTGATGTTGAAGAATTT includes:
- a CDS encoding ribosome maturation factor RimP (product_source=KO:K09748; cath_funfam=2.30.30.180,3.30.300.70; cog=COG0779; ko=KO:K09748; pfam=PF02576,PF17384; superfamily=74942,75420); this encodes MLNKIEEAILPAINKMELTLYDIEYVKEGNEYYLRVYLDSPKGIDLEMIVNASKEISDILDELDPIQDEYMLEVSSPGAEKPLKTIEHFNEALNEYIRIEMINPKDGMDAVEGYLIELDDNYLVIEYLVKTAKKQIKIDFENVKKARLAIKF